In Campylobacter sp. 2014D-0216, the following proteins share a genomic window:
- the rpsO gene encoding 30S ribosomal protein S15 has product MALDSAKKAEIVAKFARKEGDTGSPEVQIALLSARISDLTEHLKIYKKDFSSRLGLLKLVGQRKRLLSYLKRKDYQAYTKLISELNLRDK; this is encoded by the coding sequence ATGGCTTTAGATTCGGCTAAAAAAGCAGAAATTGTTGCAAAATTTGCTAGAAAAGAAGGAGATACAGGTTCTCCAGAAGTTCAAATCGCTCTTTTAAGTGCGAGAATTTCAGATTTAACAGAACATTTAAAAATCTATAAAAAAGATTTTTCTTCTCGTTTAGGACTTTTAAAGCTTGTTGGTCAAAGAAAAAGACTTTTATCTTATCTAAAAAGAAAAGATTATCAAGCTTACACTAAATTAATTAGCGAATTAAACCTAAGAGATAAATAA